A single region of the Gemmatimonas sp. UBA7669 genome encodes:
- a CDS encoding sensor histidine kinase: MAADIITAISYFAIAATILVLVVRLRDQLPFQVVFVLFGAFIVLCGATHVMGVLPLGDNRGAVETTTMVATAAVSLLTAIILPPLLPRVEALVRDAALSRQREREQARADALAESNELLVAQAADLQRVNDALAASLRERERLESHLQQVQKMEVLGRLASGVAHDFNNLLTVIQGNLELARDEPKDGRTDTTYLDEIEQATQQAAELTRRLLAFGRRAPSQTSRTTLDQLLVAERRLLERVLPANIQLDLRTGVADGLVEVDVNLMQQAILNLIINARDATTSAGRTSGTVTVETGVRVVHEETLPTFPPVGPGTYMTVAVMDEGTGMSTETLEKCFDPFFTTKEPGKGTGLGLSMLYDAMVKSGGGVHVDTAVGRGTTFTLLLPKVA; the protein is encoded by the coding sequence ATGGCCGCCGATATCATCACGGCAATCTCGTACTTCGCAATCGCCGCCACGATCCTCGTGCTGGTGGTGCGTCTGCGGGATCAGCTGCCGTTTCAGGTGGTCTTTGTTCTTTTTGGCGCGTTCATTGTGCTCTGTGGTGCAACCCACGTCATGGGGGTGCTCCCGCTGGGCGACAACCGCGGTGCCGTGGAGACCACCACCATGGTCGCCACCGCGGCGGTGTCGCTGCTCACGGCCATCATTCTTCCCCCCTTGTTGCCGCGTGTCGAAGCGCTGGTTCGTGATGCCGCGCTGTCGCGTCAACGCGAGCGTGAGCAGGCGCGGGCCGATGCGCTCGCCGAGTCCAACGAGCTTCTGGTGGCGCAGGCCGCTGATCTGCAGCGTGTCAACGACGCCCTGGCGGCCAGTTTACGGGAACGGGAGCGCTTGGAGTCGCACCTGCAACAAGTGCAGAAGATGGAAGTGCTGGGGCGCCTGGCCAGCGGTGTGGCGCACGATTTCAACAATCTGCTGACGGTCATCCAGGGTAATCTCGAACTGGCACGTGACGAACCCAAGGATGGCAGAACCGATACGACTTACCTCGATGAAATCGAACAGGCCACACAGCAAGCCGCCGAGCTCACTCGTCGACTGCTGGCCTTCGGTCGCAGAGCCCCGTCGCAGACCTCGCGTACCACACTCGATCAGTTGCTGGTCGCTGAGCGACGTCTGCTGGAGCGGGTGTTGCCAGCCAATATTCAGCTCGATCTGCGGACGGGAGTCGCCGACGGGCTGGTGGAAGTCGATGTGAACCTGATGCAACAGGCCATTCTGAACCTGATCATCAATGCTCGCGATGCCACGACCAGCGCAGGTCGAACCAGTGGGACGGTAACCGTCGAAACGGGTGTGCGCGTGGTCCATGAGGAGACGCTACCGACATTTCCACCGGTCGGGCCTGGCACGTACATGACCGTGGCGGTGATGGACGAGGGTACGGGCATGAGCACGGAAACGCTCGAGAAGTGCTTCGATCCGTTCTTTACGACCAAGGAACCGGGCAAGGGAACGGGACTCGGCCTTTCCATGCTCTACGACGCCATGGTCAAGTCGGGTGGCGGTGTGCATGTGGACACCGCTGTGGGGCGGGGCACGACCTTCACGCTGCTGTTGCCGAAGGTCGCGTGA
- a CDS encoding DNA-3-methyladenine glycosylase family protein gives MDTTDRLDHSRLTADTLREGTATLVRVEPGFARLVQAHGPPPLWVRAPGFPTLVRLILEQQVSLVSARAVYRRLCEAGGVRGGRLSARHVAALGEDGLRRVGFTRQKASYVHGLAQDMMAGRLRLGTIDRLPGTEARAALLAIRGVGPWTADVYRLVALRELDVWPHGDVALADAAHRLLDWPSRPAQEALTAHAAQWAPWRSVAARLLWHGYLSQRASR, from the coding sequence GTGGACACCACAGACAGACTCGACCATTCTCGGCTTACGGCAGACACGCTGCGCGAGGGCACCGCGACTCTCGTTCGCGTGGAGCCGGGCTTTGCGCGTCTGGTCCAGGCCCATGGTCCGCCGCCACTCTGGGTGCGCGCGCCCGGGTTTCCGACCCTCGTACGGCTGATCCTCGAGCAGCAGGTGTCGCTGGTATCGGCCCGGGCGGTCTACCGGCGGCTGTGTGAGGCCGGCGGTGTACGGGGTGGGCGGCTCTCCGCCCGCCATGTCGCGGCGCTGGGTGAAGACGGATTGCGCCGGGTGGGATTCACTCGGCAGAAGGCCTCATATGTCCATGGCCTCGCGCAGGACATGATGGCCGGACGACTACGCCTTGGTACAATCGATCGACTGCCTGGCACCGAGGCGCGCGCGGCGCTGCTGGCCATTCGAGGCGTCGGCCCGTGGACGGCCGACGTGTATCGTCTGGTGGCGCTGCGCGAACTCGATGTCTGGCCGCATGGTGATGTGGCGCTGGCTGACGCGGCCCACCGTCTGTTGGACTGGCCGTCGCGCCCGGCGCAGGAGGCGCTCACCGCGCATGCAGCACAGTGGGCACCCTGGCGATCGGTGGCGGCGCGGCTGCTGTGGCATGGGTATCTGTCGCAACGCGCCTCGCGCTGA
- a CDS encoding Clp protease N-terminal domain-containing protein yields the protein MTWRWPEADAMGTEQYSTEHLLLALLRDSDSAVSQVLARHGVSYALLRKDLLHVYQQSKQHAV from the coding sequence ATGACCTGGCGATGGCCGGAGGCTGACGCCATGGGGACGGAGCAGTACAGCACGGAGCACCTGCTGCTCGCACTTCTCCGCGATTCGGACTCGGCCGTATCGCAGGTTCTGGCCAGACACGGTGTGTCATACGCGCTGCTGCGCAAGGACCTGCTGCACGTGTATCAGCAGTCGAAGCAGCATGCGGTCTGA
- a CDS encoding GNAT family N-acetyltransferase, with the protein MQPTLVTARLVLRPATETDGEALWTLWTDPLVRRFLWDDRVIDRNEAMATVTECCALAPQALGLWMLEANRNEASPSPFPDGTVVGCAGLLPVSVAGEFEPQLAGLIEPLVPSRRRRQGGTACGTLNMPDTQRPSFAYAFLFC; encoded by the coding sequence ATGCAGCCCACTCTGGTCACTGCGCGGCTGGTGCTTCGACCGGCAACCGAAACGGATGGTGAGGCTCTCTGGACTCTGTGGACGGATCCCCTGGTTCGCCGGTTTCTCTGGGACGATCGGGTGATCGATCGCAACGAGGCCATGGCCACCGTCACAGAATGTTGCGCGCTGGCGCCGCAGGCGCTCGGTCTCTGGATGCTCGAGGCGAACCGTAACGAGGCATCACCGTCTCCCTTCCCAGATGGAACCGTGGTCGGATGTGCCGGTCTGCTTCCGGTCAGCGTGGCTGGAGAATTTGAGCCACAGCTTGCAGGGCTGATCGAACCGTTGGTCCCCTCGCGCCGAAGACGACAGGGTGGCACGGCCTGTGGTACCCTGAATATGCCCGACACCCAACGACCCTCCTTTGCCTATGCCTTCCTTTTCTGTTGA
- a CDS encoding VOC family protein, whose amino-acid sequence MSTSSLAFACAVVYTDDVARSVDFYVQATGLEPSYYDRDLGFAMLGADQTVAIASHAAGELMLADGYDDVRSNGVRGTEIAFWAPDVAVAFSRALEAGASALTPPRDMPWGQTVAYVQAPEGTVIGFISRTQP is encoded by the coding sequence TTGAGTACGTCTTCGCTCGCGTTTGCGTGTGCCGTGGTGTACACGGACGATGTGGCCCGCTCGGTGGATTTCTATGTGCAGGCGACGGGTCTCGAACCAAGCTACTATGATCGCGACCTTGGGTTTGCGATGCTTGGCGCTGACCAGACGGTTGCCATTGCGTCGCATGCTGCGGGTGAGCTGATGCTTGCCGACGGCTATGACGATGTCAGGAGCAATGGAGTGCGTGGTACGGAGATCGCCTTCTGGGCACCGGATGTCGCCGTTGCCTTCTCGCGTGCGCTCGAAGCTGGGGCATCAGCCCTGACCCCGCCCCGCGACATGCCGTGGGGGCAAACCGTTGCCTACGTGCAGGCACCGGAAGGCACCGTCATCGGGTTCATATCCCGTACTCAACCTTGA
- a CDS encoding trypsin-like serine protease gives MRRRLVLIGLALVVLSSAGGAIVVRHDVDDAKYRVPASVFPALVDMPGEGHGVLIAPQWVVTAAHAVTWQSEIRQVMLNGRARNVERLVIHPGYRKPVQALLDQALATWDWTLFRSQLAASDDIALLKLSDPVTDVAAVTVNSGEGEYGQIVQIIGKGATGNGESGYAFSDPHRTTLRRAYNRISSAYGRWICYVFDAPPDALPLEGGSGSGDSGGPVLLQSGQDWVLAGLTSWSDPQSTARVPGRYGQVSCNVRLSHYREWITGVMTGVTTGT, from the coding sequence ATGCGTCGACGTCTCGTGTTGATCGGTCTTGCACTCGTGGTGCTGTCCTCGGCGGGTGGTGCCATTGTCGTCCGCCACGATGTAGACGATGCGAAGTATCGCGTTCCCGCTTCGGTGTTCCCGGCGCTGGTGGACATGCCGGGTGAGGGCCATGGCGTCCTCATCGCGCCACAGTGGGTGGTAACTGCAGCGCACGCGGTGACGTGGCAGTCGGAGATCCGGCAGGTGATGCTCAATGGGCGCGCGCGCAACGTGGAGCGACTCGTGATTCACCCTGGCTACCGCAAACCCGTGCAAGCGCTGCTGGATCAGGCGCTCGCCACCTGGGATTGGACGCTGTTCCGATCACAACTTGCCGCGTCGGACGATATCGCCTTGCTCAAGCTGTCAGACCCCGTGACTGATGTGGCGGCGGTGACCGTCAACTCGGGTGAGGGAGAGTACGGCCAGATCGTCCAGATCATCGGCAAGGGAGCAACCGGCAATGGCGAGTCCGGCTATGCGTTCAGCGACCCACACCGCACCACGCTGCGGCGTGCATACAACCGGATCAGCTCGGCATATGGTCGATGGATCTGCTATGTGTTCGATGCGCCGCCGGACGCGCTCCCCTTGGAGGGCGGTTCTGGCAGTGGCGATAGCGGCGGGCCTGTACTTCTGCAATCGGGTCAGGACTGGGTATTGGCCGGGCTGACCTCGTGGTCTGATCCGCAGAGCACCGCGCGGGTTCCGGGGCGGTATGGACAAGTAAGTTGCAATGTCCGGCTCAGCCACTACCGGGAGTGGATAACGGGCGTCATGACAGGAGTCACGACAGGAACGTAG
- a CDS encoding ankyrin repeat domain-containing protein, producing the protein MAHQKDSRTLDELLQVAADVLFPAGNSPAAHSVHMTGSDGDTALHVYLWRNDPWAVRYLLQHGANPNAVGDMGETPLHVAARSAPAETIAELLTAGAKETVISEFAQTPAQLADSRGRLAVYRDAQRMAKSSLRRRPVR; encoded by the coding sequence ATGGCGCACCAGAAGGACTCGCGAACGCTCGACGAGTTGCTGCAGGTTGCGGCAGACGTGCTGTTTCCTGCGGGCAACTCTCCTGCAGCGCACTCGGTGCACATGACCGGCAGTGATGGCGATACGGCGCTGCACGTCTATCTCTGGCGGAACGACCCATGGGCCGTGCGGTATCTGCTTCAGCACGGTGCCAATCCCAACGCCGTGGGTGACATGGGGGAAACGCCGTTGCATGTCGCTGCGCGGTCGGCTCCAGCTGAGACGATCGCGGAGCTGCTCACCGCCGGAGCGAAGGAGACGGTGATCTCGGAGTTTGCGCAGACGCCGGCGCAACTCGCCGACAGCAGAGGGCGTCTGGCTGTCTATCGCGACGCGCAGCGCATGGCAAAGTCGAGTTTGCGCAGGCGCCCCGTACGGTGA
- a CDS encoding dihydrofolate reductase family protein — protein sequence MGILTFCLNLTLDGCVDHRVGIADGETHAFYTALMNESGAMLWGRVTYEMMESYWPAVARGEVEAPAAIREWAVQLESKPKYVVSSTRQVYPWTNSHHIAGDLRAGVQALKDATPAGVLVGSGQLATALDQLELIDEYRFLMHPRIAGHGPTLYQQGLPTTRRLTLVSAMPLQNGVVAMHYRPAAP from the coding sequence ATGGGCATCCTCACTTTCTGCCTCAACCTCACGCTGGATGGTTGCGTCGACCATCGGGTAGGCATCGCCGATGGCGAAACACACGCGTTCTATACCGCCCTCATGAATGAGAGCGGTGCGATGCTGTGGGGGCGCGTTACCTACGAGATGATGGAGAGCTACTGGCCGGCCGTGGCTCGCGGTGAGGTGGAGGCGCCGGCAGCAATTCGCGAGTGGGCGGTGCAGCTGGAGTCCAAGCCCAAGTACGTGGTGTCGTCCACGCGCCAGGTCTATCCGTGGACCAACAGTCACCACATTGCCGGCGATCTGCGTGCGGGCGTGCAGGCGCTCAAGGACGCGACGCCCGCCGGTGTGCTGGTGGGGAGTGGCCAGCTGGCTACGGCGCTCGACCAGCTGGAACTGATTGACGAATACCGGTTCCTGATGCATCCGCGTATTGCCGGTCACGGTCCCACGCTCTACCAGCAGGGCCTGCCGACCACGCGCCGCCTCACTCTGGTGTCGGCCATGCCGCTGCAGAATGGTGTGGTGGCCATGCACTACCGACCTGCCGCCCCATGA
- a CDS encoding RNA polymerase sigma factor, which yields MSSDTPTTSVEQLLRDLAPQVLSAVARRHEDFAAAEDAVQEALFAAAQQWPAEGIPANPRGWLYHVTTRRLTDHLRSELARRRREDALASHAWAEWSFVAPPDADVEVEQDDALVLLFMCCHPALTLASAVALTLRAVGGLTTSEIAGAFFVPEATMAQRISRAKQTIQRSGIPFRTPTDAERAERLRSVLHILYLIFNEGYASSAGPDLHRTDLSGEAIRLTRMLRGLLPNDAEVSGLLALMLLTDARRAARTGEHGELIPLDEQDRSQWDRARITEGLAVLDGALKRNPPGPYQIQAAIAALHDEAPSFQSTDWPQILALYTLLEQLASSPMVLLSQAVAIAMVHGPNVGLDRLTQLEAGGRLIGHYRLDAVRAHLFEMAGHLDRASAHYRAAAARTASLPEQGYLLRKASSAAASHVAATDASG from the coding sequence GTGAGCTCCGACACGCCTACCACGAGCGTTGAGCAGCTGCTACGCGATCTGGCGCCGCAGGTGCTCAGCGCCGTGGCGCGCCGTCATGAGGACTTTGCGGCAGCCGAGGATGCGGTGCAGGAGGCTCTGTTCGCGGCGGCGCAGCAGTGGCCGGCCGAAGGTATTCCTGCCAACCCCCGTGGCTGGTTGTACCACGTCACCACGCGGCGTCTCACGGACCACTTGCGCAGCGAGCTGGCCCGACGACGTCGTGAGGACGCCCTCGCGAGCCACGCGTGGGCGGAATGGTCTTTCGTCGCGCCACCCGACGCAGACGTCGAGGTCGAGCAGGACGATGCGCTTGTGCTGCTGTTCATGTGCTGCCACCCCGCACTCACACTGGCCTCGGCGGTTGCCCTGACACTCCGCGCCGTCGGGGGACTGACGACCTCGGAGATCGCCGGGGCCTTCTTTGTGCCGGAAGCGACCATGGCGCAGCGAATCAGTCGGGCGAAGCAGACCATCCAACGCTCGGGGATTCCCTTTCGCACACCAACGGACGCTGAGCGGGCCGAGCGATTGCGAAGTGTGCTGCACATTCTGTACCTGATATTCAACGAAGGGTACGCGAGCAGTGCCGGCCCTGACCTCCATCGGACTGATCTTTCCGGAGAAGCCATTCGATTGACGCGCATGCTGCGCGGGCTGTTGCCGAACGATGCCGAGGTTTCGGGGCTCCTCGCGCTCATGCTGCTCACCGATGCCCGGCGTGCTGCGCGCACTGGTGAGCACGGGGAACTGATTCCTCTTGATGAGCAGGATCGGTCGCAGTGGGATCGCGCCCGGATCACTGAAGGGCTTGCAGTACTCGACGGAGCGCTCAAGCGGAACCCGCCCGGACCCTACCAGATTCAGGCGGCCATTGCGGCACTTCACGACGAGGCGCCGAGCTTTCAGTCGACCGACTGGCCACAGATTCTGGCGCTGTACACGCTGCTCGAGCAGCTGGCCAGCAGTCCCATGGTGTTGTTGAGCCAGGCGGTCGCGATTGCCATGGTGCACGGCCCAAACGTCGGACTCGACAGGCTGACGCAGCTCGAAGCAGGCGGGCGACTGATCGGGCACTACCGTCTCGATGCTGTTCGCGCGCATCTGTTCGAGATGGCTGGACACCTTGATCGTGCCAGTGCGCACTATCGGGCGGCTGCGGCCCGTACAGCCAGTCTACCGGAGCAAGGCTATCTGTTGCGCAAGGCGTCGTCTGCGGCCGCCTCGCATGTAGCAGCCACCGATGCCAGCGGCTAG
- a CDS encoding YciI family protein — MKYLLMMHAPRGTGNYEIFSWSQEDFKAHMDHLNRINRELKDAGEWIDVHALMPPSEAKLVRAGANGEPVTDGPFPEAKEFLAGYWIVDVASPERAYEIAAMASAAPGPGGVPLNMPIEVRRVMGGAPPDEA, encoded by the coding sequence ATGAAGTACCTGCTCATGATGCACGCGCCGCGAGGAACCGGGAACTACGAGATCTTCAGTTGGTCCCAGGAGGACTTCAAGGCCCATATGGATCACTTGAACCGGATCAACCGGGAACTCAAGGATGCTGGGGAATGGATCGATGTGCACGCGCTGATGCCGCCCAGTGAGGCAAAGCTGGTGCGCGCGGGCGCCAATGGGGAGCCGGTGACGGATGGTCCATTCCCGGAAGCAAAGGAGTTTCTCGCGGGTTACTGGATCGTGGATGTGGCTTCACCCGAGCGTGCCTACGAAATCGCGGCGATGGCGTCGGCCGCTCCGGGACCTGGTGGGGTGCCCCTGAACATGCCGATCGAGGTGCGGCGTGTCATGGGCGGTGCGCCCCCTGACGAAGCGTGA
- a CDS encoding VOC family protein — translation MNKVTPFLMFNDQLEAAMAFYTATFPDSEIRSVARTGSDGPVSSAEFVVGGQLFMGYNGGPYFTFSEGVSLYVDCADQAEVDAYWDRLVAAGATPTACGWIKDPFGLSWQIVPRRFTELIRDPNAAKVQAVMDAMMTGEA, via the coding sequence ATGAACAAGGTCACACCCTTTCTGATGTTCAACGATCAACTCGAGGCGGCGATGGCATTCTATACCGCCACGTTCCCCGACTCGGAGATCCGGAGTGTGGCGCGCACGGGAAGCGATGGTCCCGTCTCGTCGGCAGAGTTTGTTGTTGGCGGCCAGCTCTTCATGGGCTACAACGGCGGTCCGTACTTCACTTTCTCGGAAGGGGTCTCGCTGTATGTGGACTGTGCGGATCAGGCCGAGGTTGACGCGTACTGGGATCGGCTGGTGGCGGCCGGTGCAACGCCAACCGCCTGCGGCTGGATCAAGGATCCGTTCGGTCTCTCCTGGCAGATCGTGCCGCGTCGCTTCACGGAGCTCATCCGTGATCCGAATGCCGCCAAGGTGCAGGCCGTTATGGACGCGATGATGACAGGTGAAGCTTGA
- a CDS encoding sensor histidine kinase: MTTSGEEPTSVHAVEPVADSRVERYIVPVGAVVLTTFFAILFALRGSIASIDRGEEPEWTQQLGWSLAMWWTCLPLLPPLAALVRRFPVGRPHPWRNAGLLLLGTMTAAWLRHVVFSPVVVVLSGVADGQASAFARILTYFTVFLVMVALLHAVHYYRAERARERREAALARGLAEARLAALRTQLQPHFVFNVLNAVTTLLHADPMAADRMLTRFAELLRVILHDQAEEHTLERELDLLARYVELMQLRFGDRISVEWHVEDAVLGATVPYLVLQPLVENAYEHGLASRVSGGRLRIAASRVGDQLALMVQDDGVGLVANAETRTGPAEAETNQGMGLRITRDRLRQLYAAQSSLVLEPPPEGGIRARVTLPYRDARTESAASAT, encoded by the coding sequence GTGACGACTTCCGGAGAAGAACCCACGTCGGTCCATGCGGTGGAGCCTGTAGCAGACTCCAGGGTGGAGCGATACATCGTGCCGGTGGGAGCCGTCGTCCTGACGACGTTCTTCGCCATCCTGTTTGCGTTGCGCGGCAGTATCGCGTCCATCGACCGTGGCGAGGAACCGGAGTGGACACAGCAGTTGGGCTGGTCGCTGGCCATGTGGTGGACCTGCCTGCCCCTGCTGCCGCCACTCGCGGCACTGGTTCGTCGCTTTCCGGTTGGCCGCCCGCACCCCTGGCGCAACGCCGGACTGCTGCTGCTTGGCACGATGACCGCGGCGTGGCTGCGCCACGTCGTGTTCAGTCCGGTCGTGGTCGTGTTGAGTGGCGTAGCAGACGGTCAGGCCAGCGCGTTCGCGCGCATCCTCACCTACTTCACGGTCTTTCTCGTGATGGTCGCGCTGTTGCATGCCGTGCACTACTATCGCGCGGAACGTGCTCGGGAGCGGCGGGAAGCCGCCCTGGCGCGAGGCCTGGCCGAAGCACGGCTGGCAGCGCTTCGCACCCAACTGCAGCCACACTTTGTCTTCAATGTGCTGAACGCGGTGACCACGCTTCTGCATGCCGACCCAATGGCGGCCGACCGCATGCTCACGCGATTCGCCGAGCTGCTGCGTGTGATTCTGCACGATCAGGCGGAGGAGCATACACTCGAGCGCGAGCTGGACCTGCTGGCGCGCTATGTGGAACTCATGCAACTGCGGTTTGGCGATCGCATCAGCGTAGAGTGGCACGTGGAAGACGCGGTACTTGGCGCCACAGTACCATACCTGGTTCTGCAGCCCCTGGTCGAGAACGCCTATGAGCACGGGCTGGCGAGTCGGGTGTCGGGTGGACGCCTGCGCATCGCGGCGTCACGCGTTGGTGACCAGCTCGCGTTGATGGTGCAGGACGATGGCGTGGGTCTCGTGGCGAACGCCGAAACGCGGACTGGACCAGCAGAAGCGGAAACGAATCAAGGCATGGGGCTCCGCATCACCAGAGATCGCCTGCGGCAGTTGTATGCGGCGCAGTCGTCGCTGGTGCTCGAGCCGCCGCCCGAGGGCGGCATACGCGCACGGGTCACCCTGCCGTATCGTGACGCGCGGACGGAGTCGGCAGCGTCTGCCACATGA
- a CDS encoding LytR/AlgR family response regulator transcription factor produces MSLPMSQPMQAPGDDVPSTVSPRWNVLIADDEPLARARLRTLLARHPEFALTAECGSGTAVLAALRDGPADVLLLDIRMPGLDGIATIEALVREAPWAAERPPLVVLVTASEEHAIRAFDLDVVDYLVKPVDIDRFDRAMKRLLDTLATTADTTDRVRAQTPREINAKGTYPKRLVVRDAQGLYFVAVADVDRVEADGNYVAVIAGGRRHLVRESLQLLASRLDPAEFVRIHRSHLVRIDRIRRLTPCGHGEYELTMTDGTRLTSSRSYRDDLRRLLG; encoded by the coding sequence ATGAGTCTGCCTATGAGCCAGCCCATGCAAGCGCCGGGTGATGATGTGCCCTCGACGGTCAGCCCCCGTTGGAACGTGCTCATTGCCGACGACGAGCCACTCGCGAGGGCCCGTCTGCGCACCTTGTTGGCCAGACACCCCGAGTTCGCCCTCACCGCGGAATGCGGCAGCGGCACGGCCGTGCTGGCAGCGCTTCGTGACGGGCCTGCCGACGTGTTGCTGCTCGACATCCGCATGCCCGGCCTCGACGGAATCGCCACCATCGAGGCCCTGGTCCGCGAAGCACCGTGGGCCGCGGAGCGTCCGCCCCTCGTGGTGCTGGTCACCGCCAGCGAAGAACACGCCATCCGGGCCTTTGATCTCGACGTGGTCGATTATCTCGTCAAGCCGGTCGACATCGATCGCTTCGATCGCGCCATGAAGCGACTCCTGGACACGCTGGCCACGACCGCCGACACCACCGACCGCGTGAGGGCCCAGACCCCGCGGGAGATCAATGCAAAGGGGACCTATCCGAAGCGTCTCGTGGTGCGTGACGCGCAGGGGCTGTACTTCGTGGCGGTCGCCGATGTGGACCGGGTAGAGGCGGATGGCAACTACGTGGCGGTGATTGCCGGCGGACGACGGCACCTCGTGCGTGAGTCTCTGCAGCTGCTGGCGTCACGCCTTGATCCGGCGGAGTTCGTGCGCATACACCGTTCGCACCTGGTACGCATTGACCGGATTCGCCGACTCACACCTTGCGGTCACGGCGAATACGAACTGACCATGACAGACGGGACCCGGCTCACCTCGAGCCGCAGCTATCGGGACGACCTGCGACGCCTGCTGGGATGA